From a region of the uncultured Desulfatiglans sp. genome:
- the fliI gene encoding flagellum-specific ATP synthase (Evidence 2a : Function from experimental evidences in other organisms; PubMedId : 1482109; Product type e : enzyme) produces the protein MVPIIDFSKYHRTLQHHSPIRAIGRVTKVVGFLTEANGPVSSVGSICEIYSRECACRITAEVLGFRDDKVLLMPLGDLHSISPGSRVVSRQGRATVPVGERLLGRVVDGMGSPIDGKGPIGADAKYPIYAEPLNPLLRKRIERPLDVGVRAVNGLLTIGRGQRMGIFAGSGVGKSVLLGMMARNTTADVNVIALIGERGREVKDFIEKHLGEEGLRRSVVVVATSDCMPVIRMRGAFIAMAIAEYFRDRGQQVLLLMDSITRFAMAQREVTLAAGEPPTTKGYTPSVFAQLPRLLERAGTSAGAGSITGLYTVLVEGDDMNDPIADSVRSILDGHIVLSRDLAHQRHYPAIDILGSISRIMDDIVNAGVQKNADEIKRILAAYRKAEDIINIGAYARGSNKDIDYAIKMIDKIKFFLQQDKNERVSYEQSIEEMDRILKYD, from the coding sequence ATGGTCCCGATTATCGATTTCAGCAAGTACCATCGTACCCTGCAGCACCATAGCCCGATCCGGGCCATCGGCCGCGTGACGAAGGTTGTCGGATTTTTGACGGAGGCAAACGGCCCCGTTTCAAGTGTCGGCAGCATCTGCGAGATTTACAGCCGCGAGTGCGCTTGCCGGATCACTGCGGAAGTCCTTGGTTTCAGGGATGACAAGGTTCTGTTGATGCCACTTGGGGATCTCCACTCCATTTCACCGGGCAGCCGCGTGGTTTCAAGGCAGGGGCGCGCAACGGTGCCGGTCGGCGAACGGCTGCTTGGAAGGGTGGTGGACGGGATGGGCTCGCCTATTGATGGTAAAGGCCCCATTGGGGCGGATGCGAAGTATCCCATTTATGCAGAACCGTTGAATCCCCTTCTGAGGAAAAGGATCGAACGTCCTCTAGATGTAGGCGTCCGAGCAGTGAATGGACTCCTGACGATCGGCCGTGGTCAGCGGATGGGAATCTTTGCTGGATCCGGTGTGGGCAAAAGCGTGCTCCTTGGGATGATGGCCCGCAACACAACGGCGGATGTCAATGTGATCGCCCTGATCGGTGAGCGGGGGCGTGAGGTTAAGGACTTCATAGAAAAACACCTTGGGGAAGAAGGGCTGCGGCGCTCTGTAGTCGTGGTGGCAACCAGCGATTGCATGCCAGTTATCCGGATGCGCGGGGCCTTCATTGCGATGGCGATCGCCGAATATTTCCGTGATCGCGGCCAGCAGGTCCTGTTGCTGATGGATTCCATTACGCGCTTTGCCATGGCCCAACGAGAGGTCACCTTGGCTGCGGGAGAGCCGCCCACGACAAAGGGATATACCCCTTCCGTCTTCGCTCAATTGCCCCGACTGCTCGAGCGGGCGGGGACCTCTGCGGGCGCAGGGAGCATTACCGGGCTCTACACGGTGCTGGTCGAAGGTGATGACATGAACGATCCGATTGCAGATTCAGTCCGTTCCATATTGGATGGACACATCGTCCTATCAAGGGATCTGGCGCATCAACGGCACTATCCCGCCATTGATATCCTCGGGAGCATCAGTCGTATAATGGACGATATTGTCAATGCTGGAGTCCAGAAAAATGCTGATGAAATCAAAAGAATCCTGGCAGCTTATCGGAAGGCTGAGGATATTATAAATATTGGAGCATACGCTCGCGGAAGCAACAAAGATATCGATTATGCAATCAAAATGATTGATAAAATCAAATTTTTTTTGCAGCAGGATAAAAATGAAAGGGTATCATATGAACAGAGTATAGAAGAAATGGATCGGATACTTAAGTATGATTAA
- a CDS encoding hypothetical protein (Evidence 5 : Unknown function) produces the protein MRKFCKYKTTYVLTRELSPTAKSFPYGHNLVSSAKANLQIDIAINKINHLPIRYI, from the coding sequence ATGAGAAAGTTTTGCAAATATAAAACAACTTATGTTCTTACTCGGGAACTTAGTCCTACCGCGAAATCATTTCCGTATGGACACAATCTAGTAAGCTCTGCAAAAGCAAACTTGCAAATTGATATCGCAATTAACAAAATAAATCATTTACCAATTAGATACATTTAA
- a CDS encoding conserved hypothetical protein (Evidence 4 : Unknown function but conserved in other organisms) — translation MYKFPLYAVLKNEKIREELIEKELNDCYLLLFNTKNKLDKISFKRSSYIRLLELKQESGSDASLLILYSDYIDQLSLELERIEKRVRQLEAEKEDKRQELLHVVKKRNILEKLEEKGKKAHESCLLRNEQKLQDEAAMRGSTGMRQSAPKL, via the coding sequence ATGTACAAATTTCCTCTATATGCTGTTTTGAAAAATGAAAAAATTAGAGAGGAATTAATTGAGAAAGAATTGAATGATTGTTATTTGCTGTTGTTCAACACTAAAAACAAATTAGATAAAATCAGTTTTAAACGATCAAGCTACATTAGATTGCTTGAATTAAAGCAGGAGTCAGGTAGCGATGCCTCGTTGTTGATCTTGTATAGTGATTATATCGATCAGCTATCCTTGGAACTTGAGAGAATTGAGAAAAGAGTGCGGCAGCTCGAAGCTGAAAAAGAGGATAAACGACAAGAGCTTCTCCATGTCGTAAAAAAGCGCAATATTCTTGAAAAATTGGAAGAAAAAGGAAAAAAAGCCCATGAAAGTTGCCTTTTGAGAAATGAGCAAAAATTGCAGGATGAGGCAGCCATGCGCGGGAGCACCGGTATGAGGCAATCTGCCCCGAAGTTATGA